ATATCTTATATCCGTTTGCAAATGCGACTCTGTCATTGGGTTGGGGCTGAAATTCTTCTGGATCGAAAATGGCGATGTGATATTCCTTGAGTACATTATCATGGGGCGAAAGGTCTTCTCCATCAGGGCCTTTCCAATTACAACCTGTTTTATAATAATTCATGATACCGATTTTCATTATTGTTCATTTAATTTGAAGACACGCCCTAGAAATTTCTGAAAACTCGAAAGAGCGTTATGCTTTGATTCTTTCCTTCCGGCAACCAGTCCACTCTGTTTTTGTGAGCAAGGTCGTCAGGGATGTGTGTTTGGGATCATTGTGAGCGATGACGCTGAAGGCTAAGGACTCACGTTGCGTTGTTTTGGCATCGTCGGGAGCTCCGACGATTTGATAGTGTCTCGACGCAAGGTGTTCAGTTTGCCAGCGAAATCTTTCGCGAGGTTTTGCTGTCCGTAAAAATCCAGTCTTTGCAAAGGCAATCATAGTTCGTGGAAGTTTCCACCATAGGAATAAGGCATGTTGGGATGCAATAGTTTTCATTTAAGAGGGGAAAATTTTTGGTGTCTGGCGTTTTGTCATATCTTTTGAACGTGCGGGAAATGGCGTTTCTACCGCCTGCACCGGGGCAAAGGCGACGCGCGTCGCGGTCGCGCGCGGATGTGGTTGCATGGCGATTCACGAGCGGCTTCCGACCGTGCCGAAGCCGATGCGGCGGGCGGCGGAGCCGGTCTGTTTTTTGGCGTTGCTTTCGGTTTCGAGCGCCGCGAGGCGGTCGTTGTTGGTGATATCGCCGCCGAGATAATACAAACCCTGGCGCGCGGTGCGGAAATCGCCGGGGGCGAGGTTGGGGATGGCCTCAAGGCGCGCCGCCTCGCCGGCGGTGAGCGGCGAGGAAAACATGCGCTCGAAGAAAAGTTCTTTCCCGGGGGAATCGAGATAGTCGAATTCCAGCTTGAAGGTAAAACGGCGGATGGCGGCGGGATCGAGATTTTGGGAGAAATTGGTGGCGGCGACGAGGATGCCGCCGAAATTTTCCATCTGCTGGAGGAGTTCGTTGACTTGCGTGACTTCCCAACTGCGGTTTGAGCGCTCGCGGTTTTGCAGGAGACCGTCTATTTCGTCGAGGAAGAGTATATATTTGCCGGCGCCGGCCTCGCGGAAGGCGGCGGCGATGTTCTGCTCGGTGCCGCCGACCCACTTTGAAAGCAAATCGCTGCCCATCCTGACGACAATTTTTGTGTCGAGTGTTTTGCCGAGATGCTTGACGAACTCGGTTTTGCCGGTGCCCGGAGGGCCGGAGAGGAGGACGTTCATGCGCGGGCGGTCGGGCGAGGCGGGCGCGGGTTCGGACTGGAAGCGGCGGAAGGCGGCGATGATGCGGTCGAGTTTGACGGCGCTTTTTATATTCAGGCCGTCGAGTGTGTAATCCTTCGCCGGGAGCAGGGCGGTGTTCGCGGATTTGATATCCAGCAATTCGCAATGCGGGACAATCAGTTTTTCGACCAGCACGGGAGCCTCGTTTTTTTCAGGGGCGAGGGCGGCGATATTTTGCAGCACGAGCGAGACGCCGCCGGCACTGGTTTCGTAGTCGCCGGCGAATTTTTCGAGCGCGATGTCGTCGAATAGATTCTCCAATTTGTGTTTCCGGACATTGTTTTTCCAAATCGCGAGACGCTGGACGTCGTTTAGCTTGTCAAAGCGGATGGAATAATCGAAGCGGCGGCGGTTCGATTCGTCGAGCTCGCCGGAGGGAGTGTTTGTAATCCACACGACGGTTGCCTTTATGGTGTCGAGCACGGCGTTGAGACGCCCCTTGTCGCCGGCACCGGACTGGGCGGAATCGGAAAATATTCCAAGCAAGCCGCCGGAGCCGGCGCGGCGGAGCATGTCGTCGGCCTCGTCGACAATTATTATTCCGCGCCCGGCACGGATGCGACTGGCGCAGAGTTGGAGCGCGCCGAAGCGGAAGGCGGTGTGGCTGACGTGGCCGCCATCCCGGTCGGTTTTGCCTTGGGCGATTTCGTGGCACTCCATGTTTAATTCGCGGGCGAGGCTGCGGGCGAAGCTGGTTTTGCCCGTGCCCGGCTCTCCGTGGAGTAGGATGTTGAGTCCGCGCTCCGGCGCGCGGGCGAGAACGAGGCGTTTCAGGAGGGCGCCGTGTTTTTCAGCAAGCTCGCCGTAAAAATCCCACGGCAGGGTTTCGCCGTCGTGTTTGGCATAAAAGTGGCTGGCAAGCGGGTTGTTGTCGGCACCGACAAGAAAACCGTGGAGCACGGAGTTGAAATCAAAATCGCGGTCAATGCAGCCATAGCGTTGCAATTTTGCGTCGGGAGAGAGAATGTGGCGAACTTCGTGGATGCCATGGTCGAGGCATTGGGCGATAAAATTTATTTTTCTACGGGGGGCGATGGACCGGGGGCAAGCCTCTGGCAGGGCAAGGAAGTTGTCGTTGATAAAATAAAGCACGAGCAGGGTGTCGCGCTCCATCTCGGAGAGAAGAAGCGTGGCCTGCAATTCCTCCAGACGATGCTCAAAAATGTCTTTTTCACGCACGGTGGCAGCGGGCGTGTCGAGCAAGTTTAATATGATGCTCCGCATTTTGTCATGGCTCAGGCTGTTCCACGTTTCCTGAAAGAAGCCCGTCAGATGCTGGCGCAGATATTTTTTCGAGGCACCGGTGTCATGACCCGTTGCATCCGCCTCGGCGGGATAGAGCGTTTCCAGGAGGATGTCAGCGTGGAGTGCGCGTAATTCATCCCCGGAAAATGCGGCCTTGAAGTGACGCACCACGTCCGTCCACGCGACGGCGTCACGCAGTGGATTGAAGGCATCATCGTCAGTAATTTTGTCGTTATGGTTGCGGATGAAGTTGCGGAAAAATTCGATGGACTTCAATTTGATGAATTCGTTTTTTTCGAACTGGTAGGTGCTCATGTGAAGGGAAGTTTATACAAGTTGCGGATGGCCGGTTTGCGACGCTGGTCGGGTCGGGACGGCATATGAAATTTACGCCAGTTGGTTATAGCAAATTTGATTGGACAAAGACTGTCCAGGGTGAGAAAAATGCGTTTTTATGAAAAAAAATCCTATCAGACGGGATGTGCCGGGGAAGCCGGTGCCGGCACCGGCGGAGGAGCGGGAATTGCGGTCGCGCCCGCCGATGAGGCGGATGATGGAAATTCACGGGCGGTTGCAGGCGGGGCGGTTTCCGAACGCGCCGGCACTGGCCCGGGAGCTGGAGGTGTCGGAAAAAACCGTGCGGCGCGATTTGGAATACATGCGCGATTCGCTGGGGCTGCCTGTGGAGTATGACGGGGCGCGGCGGGGGTTTTATTATTCGGGGACGGTGGAGAGTTTTCCGCTGGTGAAAATCAGCGAGGGGGAGTTGCTGGGGCTGTTGGTGGCGCGGCAGGCGGCGGAGGCGTTTCGAGGGACGCCGTTCGCGGGGACGATTGAGGGCGCGCTGAAAAAGCTCGCGGCGGGACTGACGGACGAGGTGAGCGTGCGCGCGGAGGATTTGGGCGCGGCGATTTCGTTTCGCAACAAGGGCGCGACGCGGATGGACGCGGATTTTTTGCGCACGAGCGCGGTGGCGGCGCAGGCGGTGCTGGCGCGTGAGGAACTGGAGTTTTTATATATAAAACCGCTGGCGCGCGAGGCGGCGCGGCGGCGTGTGCAACCGTATCATTTGGCGTGCCTGCATGGACTGTGGTATCTCGTCGGCTGGGATTTGGCGCGGGAGGGCTGGCGGATGTTCGGGGTGACGCGGATGCGCGAGGCGAGGGCGACAGGGAAAGGTTTTGGGCGAAAATCCGATTTTTCCCCGGAGAAATTTTTCGGAGGGAGTTTCGGACTGTGGAAGAGCGGGAGGGAGACGCGGGTGCGCGTGCATTTCGACGCTTATACGAGCGCGCTGGCGCGGGAACGCTTTTGGCATGAGTCGCAGGAGATTTTCGAGCAAAAGGACGGAACGCTGGAAATGGAGTTGACCGTGGGCGGCCTCGATGAGGCGGCGGCATGGGTGCTCGGCTTCGCGGGCGGGGCGCGGGCGGTGAGGCCGGCGGGCTTTGTGGAGGCGGTGCGCGCGGCGGCAAAGCGGGTGGCGGAGGCGCACGAGTGAGCGCACAGATGCGACGGCGGGCGGGGCCGCGCCAGTGCACGGTGCTCCGGTGGCCCGCCTCCAGAGACCACTTCCCGCTCCGCCAAAACCGAATTTTTTCACCCGCAAAACATACCTGCATCCATCTTTGCCACCGGTCCGGACGGAAGCATCTCCCTTTGCCCCGCGTGGAACTTCGCGGATATCTTGCGAATTACCCCCGAGCGCTCTCCGCAAAAAACGTCTCTTCATCCCTCCCAAAAATGCCCGGAAAAACCAAAATCTTCGCCAACTATTTCGCCCGAAATCCCGTCAACCCTTCCGCTCAAAAAAAACTCTGCCCACCAATCCGCATGCCCTGCAGCCGAATCAGCGCTGCTTCGCCAAGTCAACCGTATCGCCTCCGAAGCTTCCTAATGAAAAACAATGAAACTCGAATTTCTCCCGCCTGAAGAAGGAAAACCACTTGTCCGCGCCGTCGCCGACTGGCTTTGGAAAAAACGCGTTTCGTCTGCCGGCGCCAGTGCCGCTGCGCTCGACCATTTGCTTGTTGCCGTTCCAACGCGGCAGGCGGGGCGGCGACTGGCGTTTGCGCTCGTTGAAAAGGCGCGCGCCGGCGTCGGCACGGGTGCTTGTATTCCACCGGTTTTCAAGACACCGTCCGCGCTTCTTTCACCGGAGGAAAATCCCGCTGAAAACAAAAACGCCAGCGACGCCGATGTTGTCGCCGCCCGCGCCGCCACTTCCGCTGAAAGCAACGCGCTTCTCGCCTCGCTGCTCGCGTCGGGGGGGGCACTCACGTGCGAAAATTTTTCCGCAATTTTTCCGCAAAAAGCCGATGGCGGTATTGCTGAACTTTCGTTTTCCGCCGCGCTCGGCGTCGCCCGCCAACTCCACGATCTCTGGGGCATCCTCGCCGACGGTGCGCTCAACTTCACCGCCGTTTCCGAAAAACTTCCGCCCGACCACGCCGACGCCGTCCGCTGGCGCGAACTCGCCTCGCTCGAAAAAATCTTCCTCGAAAAACTCGCCGCTCACAATCTCCGCCACGCCGACGCCTCGCTCGCCGACATCATCAAAAACCCAAAACTGCCCGACGACTGCCTCAATGCCGTCGGCGCCTCCATCAACGAAATTGTCCTCGCCGCGCATCCGGGCGCCACGCCCGCGCTTTGTGGTTTTCTCAAAAATCTCGCCGAAAAAACCGGCGTCAAATTCACCATTCTCGTCCACGCGTGCGAAAATGAGCGCGGATTTTTCGATGAATTTGGCCGTCCGAAAAAATTCACCGCCGTCACCGAAACACGACCGCTCGGCTCAGCCGCGCACAAACTCCCACTCGACGACGAGCAACAAATCGAACTCGCCGCCGACGCCGAACACCAGGCCCGTGCCGCTGCCAACTTCGTCGCCGCATGCATCAGCGGCACCGGCGCCGGCAAAAAAAAATCCGTCGCGCTCGGCAACGCCGACGCCGAAATATTCAACCACCTCGCCGCCGCCTTTCTCGCGCGCGGCGTGACACTCCGCAACCCCGCGAGCTTCCCCGTGCGCGCCACCGCTCTCGGCCGCCTCGCCGCGCAGGCCGTTGAACTCTGCCATCTCCGCGAAAACACCCCGGCCGAAATCCTCTCGGCCTTCCTGCGCGGCGCCGACGTCCGCACCTGGCTCGCCGGAAAAAACATCCGCGTCTCCGCCGTGCTCGGCGAGTTTGACAAACTCCAAAACGACCACCTCCCGCGCACCTTCGCCGGCGTGTCAAGATATGCCGCGCTCGCCGCCGTGCGCCGCGCCGCCGAAGAACAAAAACTTTCCTCGCTCGCATCCGCCCTCGAAGCAATCCGAGCCCTCACCGGCGTCGGCGCCGCGCTGCCAGCGCGCGTGGGAAAATTTCTCGCCGAAATTTTCGCCAACTTTTCCCCCGACGAAAAAATCCCCGGCCACCGCGAACTCGCCGCCGCGGCGGCGGAAGTTTCCGAAATTTTCAAAGAATTTTCCGACTCAAAACTCCTTCGCGAAATCATCACCGGCACCGGTGCCGCCGCGCAAAACGGCACGCGCGTCCCGCCTGCAAAAATTGCCGGAGCCGCCGGCGCCGAAGAAGAGGAACGCGCCGCCGCGCTCCTCAAAACGCTCCTCGAAAAAACCGCGTTTTCCCTCGAACCCGACGCCCCCAACACCCTCGCCGTCGAGGGCTGGGTCGAACTCGCGTGGGCGCCCGAAGACGCGCTCGTCATCACCGGCCTCAACGAGGGCTGCGTCCCCGAAACCGTCACCGCGCACGCCTTCCTGCCCGACTCGCTCCGTTCCGCTCTCGACCTCCCGTGCAACGAGACCCGCCTCGCGCGCGACTGGCTCCTCCTCCGCTCCATGCTCGCTCCGCGCGCGCCGGAAGATGTCCGCCTCCTCCTCGCGCGCGTGAACACCCGCGCCGACGCCCTCAAACCCTCGCGCATCCTCTTCACAGGGACCGGTGACGGCGCCGCCGCCGACAAAATTTTCGCCGCCCGCGCCGCCAGACTTTTCAAAGACGCCGACTCCCCCGCGCCCGCCCCCGCCCGTTCGCTTCCCCCCGCTTGGCGCCTGAACCTCCCGCTTCCCGGCACGGGTGACGCCGCCGGCTTCTTTGAATCGAGCTCCGAAAAATCCAAACATGGCCTCCCCTGCGTCAGTGTCACCGCGCTCAAGGATTACATTGCGTGCCCCTTCGCGTTTTTCCTGAAACACGTTTTGAAAATGGAAGCGGTTGACTACCGCGCCGCCGAACTCGACGAACTCGCCTTCGGCAGTATCGCGCACGAAGTGCTCGAAGCGTTCGCGAAATCTCCCGCCGCCAGTGCCGGCGACGCCGAGAAAATCGCCGGCTTTCTCCACGAAAAAACCGACGCGCTTTTCGCGGAAAAATTTGGCGCGGAACTCACCGCCGTTCTCCAGCTCCAGCGCGGGGAATTGAAAAAACGCCTCGGCTTTTTCGCCCGACAACAGGCCGGTGCCGTTGCCGGCGGCTGGGCAATCGTCGCCGCCGAGCGGCATTTCACGCTCCCGTTTTCCGCGCACGGTTTTGAAATCCACGGAAAAGTTGACCGCGTTGACCGCAACAAAAACACCGGCGAGTTTCGCATTCTCGATTACAAAACGTGGAACAAAAAGAAAGACGCCGACGAGGATGTTTACGACACAAGCAAGATCGCGCTTGCCTACGCTGACGAGCGCCGATGCCCCAGTTTCGTTGTGTCGCCGGCCAAACCCAAAGGAAAATCGAAATCCGCCGCATGGTCCGACCTCCAGCTTCCCCTCTACCTTCGCGCCGCGCAAACGGGCGCATTGCTCGAAGACGCCGGCGCAGGCGGCATTGGCGCGCGAATTGTCCCCGTAGGAGCGATCGTCTCCTGCGCGCACTTTGCGCTCGGTCGTTCGGAAGAAGATTCCGGTTTGAGCGACTATGACCAGCGCGTTTTCGACGACCCCTCGGTTGACGGCACGCTTGATGTCATTCTTTCGCGCATCGCTGCCGGAATTTTTTGGCCGCCGTTGAAACGAAAATATCCGCCGCTTGAAAATTTCAAGCCGCTCTTTCTCGGCCTTTCCGAAGAGGAAATTGCCGCGGGCATCAGCGAACCGTGGGTCGCCGATCAGGAACAACGCATCGCAATCTGGGACGCCGCGCGCGCCGCGAACAAGGAGGAACAAAAATGAAAGACAATCACTTCATTAGCGCATCAGCCGGCACCGGGAAAACCTACGCGCTCACCACGCGCATCATCCGCCTGCTTTTGCTCGGCATTGATCCGGCTTCCGTCGCCGCGCTCACATTCACGCGCGCCGCCGCCGGTGAAATTTTCAACAAACTCGCCGGGCGCCTCGCCGCAGGCGCCGCTGACAACGGCAACGCCGCCGAAAAACTCTCCAGGGAAATTTTCACCAGTCTTCCGAAATGGCAGGATGACATCATTCGCAAAAACCACGGCGCGCCGCTGGCGCCGGCTGTTTTTGCGGAAACCCTTCGCAAACTTGTCGCCACGCAGCACCAAAGTTTTATCGGCACGCTCGACAGTTTCATGTGGCGCATGGTCCGCATTTTTCCGCTCGAACTCGGATTCACCGCCGCCGAGCTGCGCCTGATGGACGCCCACGAAAGCGAGCAGGCCGGTGCCGCCGCCGTCGCCCAAATTCTCAACGCCACTCCGCGCGACGCCGATGAGTTTTTCGAGGATTTTCGCGCCGCCACACAGGGCGATGGAGGCAAAACTTTCTTCGGCGAACTTGCCGAATTCGTCAAACGCTGGCACCGGCACCGGCTTGATTTTCCCAATGAACCAAGTTGGGGCGACGCGTGCGCGATTTGGGGCGCGGCGGGAATGCCGTTCGCGAAAAACGCCGACGCCATCGCCGCCTTTGAAACCGCTGTCGCCAACGCCCCCGAATTTGCCGACCGCCGAGAATCTTTCCTCTCGGTTTGCAAATTCGCCCGTGAATTCAACGGCACGTTTGACGCGCCCACGCCGTTGAAAAACATGCTCGAAAATTGGACGCCCGCCGGCGCCATCGGGGAATTCAATTGCGACAGGAAAAAAACAAACTTCTCCTCCAAACAGCAGGCCGCCGGGCACGCGCTCCTCTCGCACCTCCTCGCCACCGCCCTCGAAATCCGCCTCAAACACACCGCCGGTCTCTTCCGTCTCATGACGCGCTACGAGGCCGCCTACGCCGGCACCGCGCGCGACCACGGGCGCCTCGTTTTCGACGACATCCCGCGCAAACTCGCGACCCTCGGCGACACCGAGCGCGACCTGCTGGCGTTCCGCCTCGACTCGCAAATCCGCCACTGGCTCCTCGACGAATTTCAGGACACCTCGCGCGCCCAATGGAACGAAAAAGTCAACCGCCCGCTCGTTCGCGAGGCGCTTCAGGAAAACGAGGACAACGACAAAAACTGGCGCTCCGTTTTCGTCGTCGGCGACGCCAAACAATCCATCTACGGCTGGCGCGGCGGCGATGTCGCCATTTTCAACGAGGAAAAAGAACGCCCCGAATACACGCGCGGCTCGCTCACCGAATCCTACCGCTTTGGCGAAACAATCGTCGAAACCGTCAACACCGTTTTCACCCCCACCGCAATCCAGGCATATCTCGCCGGCGGCGACGCCGCTGCCGGTGCAGCCGAACGCTGGGGAAAAATTTGGGAGGAGCATTCCGCCGCCCCGAAAAAAGACGGCACGCCCGGGGACTCCGGCCAAGTCGTCCTTACCACTTTCCAAAAAGACGCAGCCTCCGAGCGAGACGAGATTGATGTGTGCGCCGACAACATTATCGCCGAACTCGACCGCACCAAACCATGGGATAAAAATCTGGAAGACGGCACCGCCATTCTCGTTCGCACAAACGACGAGGGGAAAAAACTCGCCGAAAAACTTTCCGCCCGCGGCATCCGCGTCGCATGGGAAGGCGAAAGCGCCATCGGAGACTGCCCCGTTGTCGCCGCGCTCCTCAACCTCGTCAGGCTTTCCGCGCATCCCTCGGACAAATTCGCGAAACGGCACCTCGCGGCCACGCCGCTCGTAAAAGCCGAAGCCGGTGCGGCCGCTATCGCGGAAGAATTTTCCCTCAACAACGCCCGGCTCGGACTCGCGGGTGCGCTGCGTAAAATCATCGAGGAAAACAGCGGCAGCTTCGTCGCGATGGCCGGTGCCGCTGACAAATTCACACGCGCGCGCCTCGATGCGCTCCTCCTCGCTGCCGCGCAATTCGAGGCCGGTGCTGGAGCCGACACGCATCCCGACGATTTCGCCGCGTTTGTCGAGGCCAGCCGCCGCCGTGATTTCGCCGACCCTACCGTCGTCAAAATTTTGACGGTTCACCGCAGCAAGGGTCTCGGCTTCGACTACGTCATCGTGCCGTTTTTCGAGGATGAAGGCATTGACAGCGTAAGCAACCCGAAGTCGCCCATCATTGCCGATGATTGGATTTTGGAAAATCCGGGCAAAAACGTCACCGGTGCCGACTCCGTTCTCGGCAGTGCCGATGACAACATGCGCCGAGGAAAAATTCTCGAAAACCTCTGCCTCTACTATGTCGCGATGACGCGCGCCAAAAAATACCTCTCCATCCACGCCAAAAACGCCATGAATAAGGATGGCAAGGTGAGTGGCACAAAATATTTTTCCACTCATCTCATTAACCGGCTAGGCGGCATCGCCTCCGCCGAATTGACCGTCTTCACCGGCACCGGCAAAACGGAAACTCCCGCGAATGAAAAAAACGCCGGTGACGCTGAAAAAATCGAATTGCCGGCGGTGCCGAAACGGAAAACGCCGTCGGCGACCGCGAAGTTTTTCACACGAGAAATTTTCTTCGACGGCACGGAGAAAAAAAACGCCGGTGCCGCCGAAAACGTTTCCGCCGAAACCGGCGCCGAGCGCGGCGACCGTTTGCACAAGGAACTGCAAAAAATCGAATGGTTCACTACCACCGGCATCATGGGAGCGACAGGGACCGGCCCATCGTCAACTTCTGCCGCCGGCCTCGGCGCGTGCGCGTTTTCAGAGGAGATTTTGAAATTGTTCGCGAAGGAAACGGAGTTCAGCCGCGCGTTCGAAAAACCGGACGATGCCGCTGGTGAAGTGGTTTTGTGGCGCGAAAAATCATTTGAGGTTTTTATTCCGGTGGACGAAAACGCCGGTGAGAAAAAATCCGCCGGCGAATGGCTTTCGGGTCGTTTTGACAGAGTCGTTTTCACCGGCTCCTACTCCGCGCGGCGCGCAGTAATTTTCGATTTCAAGACAAATGCGAAGCTCGAAGGGGAGGGCGACGCCGCTTTCGCGAAGCGCATGGTGGAACATTACGCGCCGCAGATGGCGCTCTACCGAAAAGCGGTGCAGGCGCTTTGTGGTCTGGGCGCGGATGCCGTTTCGTCAGTGCTTCTGCTCACCGAAACCGCCGCCGTCGTGCCGGTGCCGGCGGCATGACGGTGTGCGGCAGGTGGACGTGTTTTCAGATGCATTCAAAAAACACTTTACAGCGGGCGAACAGACCGGCACCTTTGCCACTTTTCCAAACATCCGAACACCACCATGGGTAACCTTAAGAAGAAACGCCGCCTGAAAATGTCGAAGCATAAGCGCCGCAAGCGCCTCAAAGCCAATCGCCATAAGAAGCGCACTTGGTAGTGCTTGACGGCAGGCGGGTTGCCCGTCGGGCCGCAATCAATTTCCATCCAGCCCGCTCCTTTTGGGGAGCGGGTTTTATGTTTGCGGAGGCATGCCTTGTTTTCGTGGACTCGGTGCGGCTTTGGCCGCGCAGTCCGCAGGCATGCGATGAATAGAAATGTCCGCCTCGCGAGGGTTTCGGGACTGGATTAACGACGGACGCATGTCATATTTGCCCGATTGGTTTCATTTTCATGCACATCCGATTCCTCGCCCCGTTGGTACTCACCGCAACCGCCGTCTTCGCCCAGACGAACCCGGCTTCGAATCTGCCGCCGCCCTCGGCCACCGAACAGTGGGAGCCGGTGCCGCCGGTGGTGAGCGCTCCCGCGGGCGGCGTGCCAAGCGACGCGGTGGTGCTTTTCGACGGCGCCGGCCTCGACGCCTGGGACTCCACCAGCGCGAAGGAGCCGCGCCCGCTCTGGGCGGTCAGGGACGGCGTGCTCACGCCCGTGGACAAGACCGGCAGCCTGCGCACCAAACAGGCGTTTGGCGACGTGCAGATGCACCTTGAATTTCGCTCGCCGGTCAACCCGCTCAAAAGCGGGCAGCAACGCGGCAACAGCGGCGTCCTTTTCATGGGACTCTATGAGTTGCAGGTGCTCGATTCCCATGACAACCCGACCTATGTGAACGGGCAGGCCGCCTCCATCTACAAACAGCACCCGCCACTGGTGAACGCCTCACGCCAGCCGGGCGAATGGCAGGTGTATGACGCGGTGTTTGTCGCCCCCCGTTTCGGCGCCGACGGCACGCTGCTCTCGCCCGCGCGCATGACCGTTTTCCACAACGGTGTGCTGGTGCAGCACGACACGGTGCTGCTCGGTGCCACGGAGTATCGTGGCGCTCCCTCCTACAAGCCCCATGCCGCGAAGCTGCCGCTCGTGCTGCAAAACCACCCCGTCGATCGCCCGTCGTTCCGCAACATCTGGGTGCGTGAAATTTCGCTGCCGGAGGCGTCTCCCGCCGCGAAACAGTGATACCGGCGCCCGGAGGGGGCAGTCAACCGGGCGACTTGCGCGACTTCGCCGCGTAGGCGACCAGCGCCACGCCGGCGATGAGCACGAAGAGCGAGTAAAACGTGCCGCGGCTCAGCCCCGCGATGAGCTGCACATCGCGGTCGGGCTCGCGGAAAAGTTCGCACACGCAGCGGGCAAGGGCATAGGTGACAAAAAACTCGCCGGTGATGCGGCCGGTCTGCGCGCGGATGACGTCGGTGCGCCAGATGCGCCACTGCATGAAGGCGAACAGCACCGCGCCCTCGAGCACGGCTTCGTAGAGCTGCGAGGGATGGCGCGGGATGCCGTCCCCTGCCTGGGGAAAAATCATGCACCACCAGTAAGAACCGGGTTTGCCCCAAAGCTCGCCGTTGATGAAATTGGCGACGCGCCCGAGCATGAGCCCGAGCGGAGCGGTGGTGACGATCAGGTCGCCCAGGTGCAGCGCGGGGATTTTGTGGATGCGCGCGAAGAGCAGGATCGCGAGCGCGACGCCGATGAACCCACCATGGCTCGCCATGCCGCCGTCCCAAAGGCGGAAGAACGCCAGCGGATCGCGCAGGAGTTCCCCGGGATGATAAAGCAGAAAGGAGCCGAGCCGCCCGCCCAACATCACGCCGATGATGATATAGAGGATGAAATCCCACGCCTTCGCCGCGGGGAGCCGCGAGCGCCCGGC
This genomic stretch from Termitidicoccus mucosus harbors:
- a CDS encoding helix-turn-helix transcriptional regulator, encoding MKKNPIRRDVPGKPVPAPAEERELRSRPPMRRMMEIHGRLQAGRFPNAPALARELEVSEKTVRRDLEYMRDSLGLPVEYDGARRGFYYSGTVESFPLVKISEGELLGLLVARQAAEAFRGTPFAGTIEGALKKLAAGLTDEVSVRAEDLGAAISFRNKGATRMDADFLRTSAVAAQAVLAREELEFLYIKPLAREAARRRVQPYHLACLHGLWYLVGWDLAREGWRMFGVTRMREARATGKGFGRKSDFSPEKFFGGSFGLWKSGRETRVRVHFDAYTSALARERFWHESQEIFEQKDGTLEMELTVGGLDEAAAWVLGFAGGARAVRPAGFVEAVRAAAKRVAEAHE
- a CDS encoding PD-(D/E)XK nuclease family protein, giving the protein MKLEFLPPEEGKPLVRAVADWLWKKRVSSAGASAAALDHLLVAVPTRQAGRRLAFALVEKARAGVGTGACIPPVFKTPSALLSPEENPAENKNASDADVVAARAATSAESNALLASLLASGGALTCENFSAIFPQKADGGIAELSFSAALGVARQLHDLWGILADGALNFTAVSEKLPPDHADAVRWRELASLEKIFLEKLAAHNLRHADASLADIIKNPKLPDDCLNAVGASINEIVLAAHPGATPALCGFLKNLAEKTGVKFTILVHACENERGFFDEFGRPKKFTAVTETRPLGSAAHKLPLDDEQQIELAADAEHQARAAANFVAACISGTGAGKKKSVALGNADAEIFNHLAAAFLARGVTLRNPASFPVRATALGRLAAQAVELCHLRENTPAEILSAFLRGADVRTWLAGKNIRVSAVLGEFDKLQNDHLPRTFAGVSRYAALAAVRRAAEEQKLSSLASALEAIRALTGVGAALPARVGKFLAEIFANFSPDEKIPGHRELAAAAAEVSEIFKEFSDSKLLREIITGTGAAAQNGTRVPPAKIAGAAGAEEEERAAALLKTLLEKTAFSLEPDAPNTLAVEGWVELAWAPEDALVITGLNEGCVPETVTAHAFLPDSLRSALDLPCNETRLARDWLLLRSMLAPRAPEDVRLLLARVNTRADALKPSRILFTGTGDGAAADKIFAARAARLFKDADSPAPAPARSLPPAWRLNLPLPGTGDAAGFFESSSEKSKHGLPCVSVTALKDYIACPFAFFLKHVLKMEAVDYRAAELDELAFGSIAHEVLEAFAKSPAASAGDAEKIAGFLHEKTDALFAEKFGAELTAVLQLQRGELKKRLGFFARQQAGAVAGGWAIVAAERHFTLPFSAHGFEIHGKVDRVDRNKNTGEFRILDYKTWNKKKDADEDVYDTSKIALAYADERRCPSFVVSPAKPKGKSKSAAWSDLQLPLYLRAAQTGALLEDAGAGGIGARIVPVGAIVSCAHFALGRSEEDSGLSDYDQRVFDDPSVDGTLDVILSRIAAGIFWPPLKRKYPPLENFKPLFLGLSEEEIAAGISEPWVADQEQRIAIWDAARAANKEEQK
- a CDS encoding AAA family ATPase; translated protein: MSTYQFEKNEFIKLKSIEFFRNFIRNHNDKITDDDAFNPLRDAVAWTDVVRHFKAAFSGDELRALHADILLETLYPAEADATGHDTGASKKYLRQHLTGFFQETWNSLSHDKMRSIILNLLDTPAATVREKDIFEHRLEELQATLLLSEMERDTLLVLYFINDNFLALPEACPRSIAPRRKINFIAQCLDHGIHEVRHILSPDAKLQRYGCIDRDFDFNSVLHGFLVGADNNPLASHFYAKHDGETLPWDFYGELAEKHGALLKRLVLARAPERGLNILLHGEPGTGKTSFARSLARELNMECHEIAQGKTDRDGGHVSHTAFRFGALQLCASRIRAGRGIIIVDEADDMLRRAGSGGLLGIFSDSAQSGAGDKGRLNAVLDTIKATVVWITNTPSGELDESNRRRFDYSIRFDKLNDVQRLAIWKNNVRKHKLENLFDDIALEKFAGDYETSAGGVSLVLQNIAALAPEKNEAPVLVEKLIVPHCELLDIKSANTALLPAKDYTLDGLNIKSAVKLDRIIAAFRRFQSEPAPASPDRPRMNVLLSGPPGTGKTEFVKHLGKTLDTKIVVRMGSDLLSKWVGGTEQNIAAAFREAGAGKYILFLDEIDGLLQNRERSNRSWEVTQVNELLQQMENFGGILVAATNFSQNLDPAAIRRFTFKLEFDYLDSPGKELFFERMFSSPLTAGEAARLEAIPNLAPGDFRTARQGLYYLGGDITNNDRLAALETESNAKKQTGSAARRIGFGTVGSRS